A section of the Bradyrhizobium oligotrophicum S58 genome encodes:
- a CDS encoding DUF3455 domain-containing protein, with amino-acid sequence MRIIPTLSLLLLGALAGRAHAAETTIPDALVAAGEKAVLTLHAEGAQVYECKTDKDGKLAWAFREPIATLFEGGKTIGRHYAGPSWEHQDGSIVGGRVQGTAVGATDNDIPWLKLEVVSHSGGNGIMSAITTVQRINTSGGKLAGACDAAWQFRSVAYSADYVFLRKE; translated from the coding sequence ATGCGCATCATCCCGACGCTTTCGCTGCTGCTGCTCGGCGCCCTGGCCGGCCGCGCCCATGCCGCCGAGACCACCATCCCCGATGCGCTGGTTGCGGCCGGCGAAAAGGCCGTACTGACGCTGCATGCCGAGGGTGCCCAGGTCTACGAGTGCAAGACCGACAAGGACGGCAAGCTGGCCTGGGCGTTCCGCGAGCCGATCGCCACCCTGTTCGAGGGCGGCAAGACCATCGGCCGCCACTATGCCGGACCGAGCTGGGAGCATCAGGACGGCTCGATCGTCGGCGGCCGGGTGCAGGGCACCGCGGTCGGCGCCACCGACAACGACATTCCCTGGCTGAAGCTCGAGGTCGTCTCCCATAGTGGCGGCAACGGCATCATGTCGGCGATCACCACCGTGCAGCGGATCAACACCTCGGGCGGCAAGCTGGCGGGCGCCTGCGACGCGGCCTGGCAATTTCGCAGCGTCGCCTACTCCGCCGACTACGTCTTCCTCCGCAAGGAGTGA